From Diceros bicornis minor isolate mBicDic1 chromosome 17, mDicBic1.mat.cur, whole genome shotgun sequence, the proteins below share one genomic window:
- the INHBE gene encoding inhibin beta E chain, whose translation MGLPDVQFQLVLLWALVWAQGAGSVCPSCGGRTLAPQAERALVLELAKQQILEGLHLTSRPRITHPPPQAALTRALRRLQPGSVAPANGEEVISFATITDSSTATCSFMLTFRLSTPQSHHLYHARLWLHVLPTLPDSLYLKIFRWGPRRRRRRSRALLAEHQMTTPGWHALTLPSSGLRGEESGVLKLQLDCRPLEGNSTAARQPRRFLDTAGNQQPFLELKIRPNEPGAARAKRRTPTCEPETPLCCRRDHYVDFQELGWRDWILQPEGYQLNYCSGQCPPHLAGSPGIAASFHSAVFSLLKANNPWPFGNSCCVPTARRPLSLLYLDREGNVVKTDVPDMVVEACGCS comes from the exons ATGGGGCTCCCTGATGTCCAGTTCCAGCTGGTGCTGCTGTGGGCGCTGGTGTGGGCACAGGGGGCAGGGTCTGTGTGCCCCTCCTGTGGGGGCCGCACACTAGCACCCCAAGCAGAACGAGCTCTGGTCCTGGAGCTAGCCAAACAGCAAATCCTGGAGGGGCTGCACCTGACCAGTCGTCCCAGAATAACTCATCCTCCACCCCAGGCAGCGCTGACCAGAGCGCTTCGGAGACTACAGCCAGGAAGTGTGGCTCCAGCGAATGGGGAGGAGGTCATCAGCTTTGCTACCATCACAG ACTCCTCCACTGCAACCTGCAGCTTCATGCTCACCTTCCGCCTGTCCACTCCTCAGTCCCACCACCTGTACCACGCACGCCTCTGGCTGCACGTGCTCCCCACCCTTCCTGACAGTCTTTACTTGAAGATCTTCCGATGGGGCCCAAGGAGGAGGCGCCGACGGTCCCGCGCCCTCCTTGCTGAGCACCAAATGACAACCCCGGGCTGGCACGCCCTGACTCTGCCCTCTAGTGGCTTGAGGGGTGAGGAGTCTGGTGTCCTGAAACTCCAACTAGACTGCAGACCCCTAGAAGGCAACAGCACAGCTGCCCGACAACCTCGCCGGTTCTTGGACACAGCGGGAAACCAGCAGCCCTTCCTGGAGCTTAAGATCCGGCCCAATGAGCCTGGAGCAGCCCGGGCCAAGAGGAGGACCCCCACTTGTGAGCCTGAGACTCCCTTATGTTGTAGGCGAGACCATTATGTAGACTTTCAGGAACTGGGGTGGCGGGACTGGATTCTGCAGCCCGAGGGGTACCAGCTGAATTACTGCAGTGGCCAGTGCCCCCCCCATCTGGCTGGCAGCCCCGGCATTGCTGCCTCCTTCCATTCTGCTGTCTTCAGCCTCCTCAAGGCCAACAACCCTTGGCCCTTTGGTAATTCCTGCTGTGTCCCTACTGCCCGaaggcctctctctctcctctatcttGACCGTGAAGGCAATGTGGTCAAGACGGATGTGCCAGACATGGTGGTGGAGGCCTGTGGCTGCAGCTAG